Proteins encoded in a region of the Rickettsia tillamookensis genome:
- a CDS encoding MFS transporter — MLGYEKEQRSLNLEQKKAIGILSTGTFLEYFDLMLYVHMAVLLNKLFFPQTDAFTSSLFTALAFCSTYILRPLGALIFGWIGDTIGRKTTVIITTFLMSICCIIMANLPTYEEKGLAVSVIITLCRAIQGISSMGEVVGAEIYLTEMISPPIRYVAVAVVSVFATLGGTTALGVASLVTSQGFSWRAVFWIGAAIALVGTTARRSLRETPEFADAKRQLKKTLEVANQDLSIIKNNPVISTKLLNKNFLAYFLIECCWPVMFYFIYVYCGEVLERVFNYTPAQVINHNFFISLVNLLGFLILTFLSYWIYPLKILKVKFGAFIIFTVAIPYFLSNMTSPTELFILQSLVILFVSDSMPAAPIFYKHFPIFKRFTSATLTYALSRAIMYVVVSFGLVYLTKFFNYWGLFIVFALVATGFAIGLSHFEKVEKEAGNYPL; from the coding sequence ATGCTCGGCTATGAAAAAGAACAGAGAAGTTTAAACTTAGAACAAAAGAAAGCAATAGGCATATTATCGACTGGCACTTTTTTAGAATACTTCGATCTTATGTTATATGTTCATATGGCAGTGCTTCTTAATAAACTATTCTTTCCTCAGACAGATGCTTTTACTTCTTCACTTTTTACAGCATTAGCTTTTTGTTCTACTTACATTCTTAGACCTCTTGGTGCTTTAATTTTTGGTTGGATTGGAGATACTATCGGACGAAAAACTACAGTTATAATAACGACTTTCTTAATGTCTATATGCTGTATAATTATGGCAAATCTTCCAACTTATGAAGAGAAAGGGCTTGCCGTCTCGGTGATTATAACCTTATGTCGTGCTATTCAAGGTATTTCATCAATGGGAGAAGTAGTAGGGGCAGAGATTTACTTAACTGAAATGATATCTCCCCCGATTAGATATGTAGCTGTTGCAGTAGTATCAGTATTTGCAACATTAGGAGGAACTACGGCACTTGGGGTTGCATCGTTAGTAACTTCTCAAGGTTTTAGTTGGCGTGCTGTTTTTTGGATAGGGGCTGCAATAGCACTTGTAGGTACAACAGCTAGAAGGAGCCTTCGAGAAACCCCGGAATTTGCAGACGCTAAACGTCAATTGAAAAAAACTTTAGAAGTTGCAAATCAAGATTTATCTATTATAAAAAATAATCCTGTAATAAGTACTAAACTTTTAAACAAAAATTTTCTAGCATATTTTTTAATAGAATGTTGTTGGCCAGTAATGTTTTACTTTATATATGTTTATTGTGGTGAAGTACTAGAGCGTGTTTTCAATTACACCCCAGCACAGGTTATTAATCATAATTTCTTTATTTCATTAGTAAATCTATTGGGCTTTCTAATATTAACATTTTTAAGCTATTGGATTTATCCATTAAAAATCTTAAAAGTAAAATTTGGGGCATTTATAATCTTTACAGTAGCTATTCCTTATTTTCTAAGTAATATGACAAGCCCTACCGAATTGTTTATCCTACAGAGTTTAGTTATTTTATTTGTTTCAGATAGTATGCCTGCGGCTCCAATTTTTTACAAACATTTTCCAATTTTTAAACGTTTCACTTCAGCTACTCTTACATATGCTTTATCAAGAGCTATAATGTATGTAGTGGTATCCTTTGGTCTTGTTTATTTAACTAAGTTTTTTAATTATTGGGGACTATTTATTGTTTTTGCTTTAGTAGCAACTGGTTTTGCAATTGGTTTATCTCATTTTGAAAAGGTAGAAAAAGAAGCTGGGAATTATCCTCTATAA
- a CDS encoding tetratricopeptide repeat protein, translating into MSSQSLSYEKTIELDPKNFAFYTNQGASLQALNKYESALEAYDKAIKLNPNSTGYNNQGEIYRVLGKYEQAIKSLNKAIELKPDSPSAYYNKGLTLHQLGKYELAVEAYNKAIELNPESFEAYFFKGYTLHRLMKYEEALEAYNKAIEINPNYFSAYFYKGVIFYVLGNQMLAIDLFNKVLDGNIDDSKDYNDYGEKLILLEEYELALKAYNKAIELNPNKFEAYINQGAMLKMLGKYELALKAYDKAIKLNPNYFGAFYDKGNLLFELGEYNLALEAFSKAIELNPTYSNIYFNHATTLEKLGKFDLALNSYNKILELNPDDLEAKEKKQEILDMQKSK; encoded by the coding sequence ATGAGTTCTCAGTCCTTATCTTATGAGAAGACTATAGAATTAGATCCAAAAAATTTTGCATTTTATACTAATCAAGGTGCATCACTTCAGGCACTTAACAAATATGAATCAGCATTAGAAGCATATGATAAAGCTATAAAGCTAAATCCCAATAGCACCGGCTACAATAATCAAGGTGAAATATATAGAGTCTTAGGAAAATATGAGCAAGCAATTAAATCATTGAATAAAGCTATAGAATTAAAACCTGATAGTCCTAGTGCATATTATAATAAAGGTCTTACCTTGCATCAATTAGGAAAGTATGAGCTAGCAGTTGAGGCATATAATAAAGCCATAGAGTTGAATCCTGAAAGCTTTGAGGCATATTTTTTTAAAGGTTACACCTTGCATCGATTAATGAAATATGAAGAAGCACTAGAAGCATATAATAAAGCTATAGAAATAAATCCTAATTATTTTAGTGCATATTTCTATAAGGGAGTTATTTTTTATGTACTAGGTAATCAGATGTTGGCTATTGATTTATTTAATAAAGTGCTTGATGGAAATATTGATGACTCAAAGGATTACAATGATTACGGCGAAAAATTGATACTTTTGGAAGAGTATGAACTTGCTCTTAAAGCATATAATAAGGCAATTGAATTAAATCCAAATAAATTTGAAGCTTATATTAACCAAGGAGCAATGTTAAAAATGCTTGGTAAATATGAATTAGCACTTAAAGCTTATGATAAAGCAATAAAATTAAACCCTAATTATTTTGGAGCCTTTTATGATAAAGGTAATCTTTTATTTGAATTAGGAGAATATAATTTAGCTTTAGAAGCTTTTTCGAAAGCCATAGAATTAAATCCTACATACTCTAATATATATTTTAATCACGCAACTACATTAGAAAAATTAGGTAAATTTGATTTAGCATTGAATTCATACAATAAGATATTAGAATTAAATCCTGATGACTTAGAAGCAAAAGAAAAAAAGCAAGAAATATTAGATATGCAAAAATCTAAATGA
- a CDS encoding metallophosphoesterase has translation MQINRQQEKGLFDIIGDVHGCFDELKNLLEKLGYRIKKGNKYIITHPQERRIIFVGDLVDRGPNSPEVLRLVMDSVSSSIAFCVNGNHDDKLKRKLQRRNVVIAHGLQETLEQLENEPAEFKASVLEFLESLSSYYILDNEKLAVSHAGIKEKDLGRSSERISKFCMYGATTGEIDEFGLPLRYPWDQEYQGNTLIVYGHTPVCEAQWLNNTINIDTGCVFGGKLTALRYPEKELVSVDAAKIYYKPIKPFKK, from the coding sequence ATGCAGATAAATAGGCAGCAAGAAAAAGGACTATTTGATATTATTGGTGATGTACATGGTTGTTTTGATGAGTTAAAAAATTTATTAGAAAAGCTCGGTTATAGAATTAAAAAAGGTAATAAATATATTATTACTCATCCTCAAGAAAGACGAATTATTTTCGTAGGGGACTTAGTAGATCGAGGTCCAAACTCACCGGAGGTATTACGCTTAGTAATGGATAGTGTTTCCTCATCTATTGCCTTTTGCGTTAACGGTAACCATGATGACAAGCTAAAACGAAAACTTCAGAGAAGAAATGTGGTTATTGCTCATGGACTTCAGGAAACACTTGAGCAATTAGAAAACGAGCCGGCGGAATTTAAAGCATCTGTTCTTGAATTTTTAGAAAGTTTAAGTAGCTATTACATATTAGATAATGAAAAATTAGCAGTATCACATGCCGGCATTAAAGAAAAAGATCTAGGGCGTAGTTCTGAGCGAATAAGTAAATTTTGTATGTATGGTGCAACTACCGGTGAAATTGATGAGTTTGGTTTACCGCTTCGTTATCCGTGGGACCAAGAATATCAAGGAAATACGCTGATTGTTTATGGGCATACCCCTGTTTGTGAAGCACAGTGGCTTAATAATACTATAAATATTGATACAGGATGTGTATTTGGAGGTAAACTTACTGCACTTCGTTATCCAGAAAAAGAGTTAGTCTCTGTAGATGCTGCGAAAATTTATTATAAACCAATCAAACCATTTAAGAAATAA
- the rsmA gene encoding 16S rRNA (adenine(1518)-N(6)/adenine(1519)-N(6))-dimethyltransferase RsmA, with product MLPSIAKHAASHQINPLKKHGQNFIFDSSLCDKIVRASNLVENSRVLEIGPGTGGLTRSILQKNPESLTVIETDERCIPLLNEIKEYYPNLNIIKQDALKINLTDLGYDIVNSVGFGYKEPRVEPITNRRATSDAVGEPKSIDYKVTIISNLPYHIGTELVIRWLKEARLITNMTLMLQKEVVERICAMPSTKAYGRLSVICQLITKVEKCFDVAPTAFYPPPKVYSAIVKLIPLENPPSIALINKVEQITKLAFAGRRKMIKSSLKNLVPNIHEILTQLKINDNYRAENLTPQDYLRIAEMLDTVTPWPCL from the coding sequence ATGCTCCCTTCAATTGCAAAACATGCAGCATCTCATCAAATTAATCCCCTTAAAAAGCACGGACAAAATTTTATTTTTGACAGTAGTCTATGTGATAAAATTGTACGTGCGAGTAACCTTGTAGAAAATAGCAGAGTGCTAGAAATAGGACCCGGTACCGGAGGGTTAACTAGGTCAATATTGCAGAAAAATCCTGAATCCTTAACTGTTATAGAAACAGATGAGAGATGTATCCCGCTCCTTAATGAGATTAAAGAATATTATCCTAATCTAAATATTATTAAGCAGGATGCTCTTAAAATAAATTTAACGGATTTAGGCTATGATATAGTCAATTCAGTTGGATTTGGATACAAGGAGCCGAGAGTAGAGCCTATAACTAATAGGAGAGCGACAAGCGACGCTGTAGGCGAGCCCAAATCAATTGACTATAAAGTAACTATAATCTCTAATTTACCATATCATATAGGTACTGAGTTAGTAATTAGATGGCTGAAAGAAGCACGGTTAATTACTAATATGACGCTAATGCTACAAAAGGAAGTAGTGGAACGTATTTGTGCTATGCCGTCAACTAAAGCATATGGCAGGTTATCGGTAATATGTCAGTTAATTACTAAAGTTGAAAAATGCTTTGACGTAGCACCGACTGCTTTCTATCCACCTCCTAAAGTATATTCTGCGATAGTCAAACTAATACCTTTAGAGAATCCGCCGTCTATCGCTCTAATAAATAAAGTTGAGCAAATAACAAAACTTGCTTTTGCAGGACGACGGAAAATGATTAAATCATCACTGAAAAATCTTGTACCTAATATACATGAAATATTAACTCAGTTGAAAATCAATGATAATTATCGTGCTGAAAATCTTACCCCTCAAGATTATTTAAGAATTGCCGAAATGTTAGACACTGTTACCCCGTGGCCCTGCCTATAG
- a CDS encoding SurA N-terminal domain-containing protein → MRKLLLIITVFFAFNVAQASLPNIVASVNDEPITLNEFRARKKMIMALNNVESLTPAQDKQLSDLAIKSLIDESLLFQYAGDREIPQEEIDNAIKSIEDRNKMPHGSLLQYLKSRSVNPDSFISQIKSELIKMNILSSLSRSVQVSNKEIDVAILSSDQKDVEISMQIFTSKDGGNKAFTQMNNLKTRLKKCADVKKSLYDNFATMQIITDKLSKIEGVKQTIVKDLNSDKASNVFEVNNKFEIILVCSKKILNVNEDENNYIVNFLTNKKISQKAQKMFENMRKKAAIKIMLPS, encoded by the coding sequence ATGAGAAAATTATTATTAATCATTACTGTTTTTTTTGCTTTTAATGTAGCACAAGCTTCGCTGCCGAATATAGTAGCATCCGTAAATGATGAACCTATTACTCTTAATGAGTTCCGTGCTAGAAAAAAAATGATTATGGCACTAAATAATGTTGAAAGTCTAACGCCTGCTCAAGATAAGCAGCTAAGTGACTTAGCAATCAAGAGCTTAATTGACGAATCTTTGCTTTTTCAATATGCCGGAGATAGAGAAATTCCGCAAGAAGAGATAGATAACGCTATTAAATCTATTGAAGATCGTAATAAAATGCCTCACGGTTCTCTTCTTCAATATCTAAAAAGCAGGTCGGTTAATCCTGATAGTTTTATTTCCCAAATTAAATCCGAGTTGATTAAAATGAATATTTTATCAAGTCTATCAAGATCGGTACAAGTAAGTAATAAAGAAATAGATGTCGCAATTTTATCTAGCGATCAAAAAGACGTAGAAATTTCAATGCAAATATTTACATCTAAAGATGGTGGCAATAAAGCGTTTACACAGATGAATAATTTGAAAACTCGACTAAAAAAATGTGCAGATGTTAAAAAATCGCTTTATGATAATTTTGCTACTATGCAAATTATTACCGATAAGCTTAGCAAGATAGAAGGCGTAAAACAAACTATTGTAAAGGACTTAAACTCGGATAAAGCAAGCAATGTTTTTGAAGTAAATAACAAATTTGAAATAATATTAGTGTGTAGCAAAAAAATCTTAAATGTTAATGAAGATGAAAATAATTATATAGTAAACTTCCTCACCAATAAAAAGATTTCACAAAAAGCACAAAAAATGTTTGAAAATATGCGTAAGAAAGCAGCTATAAAAATAATGCTGCCGTCTTAG
- a CDS encoding LPS-assembly protein LptD: protein MRLIYLIIIVIFPLVSFTQPFKQNQSVKINNLIADFVEYNESQDLIYAKGNIRIITNEYLLTADNLLYDIENDILWAEGNIRIKDKQNRIIEGDKAVLKDEFKKGIISEFILLSGDNNLLIAKLAERIDENNLKLHHAKFTPCDVTCNRNPIWQIAAKDTYIQSEEHRIVYKNVFFEVYGVPIFYLPYFFHPTPTAPATSGLLVPDVKNKGFGIPLYLRAKPNMDFTLTPRIFSKYQTYELEARYRPNDTDNMNFQGSYGKLPYFLKKDGNIVKNKKVSSYHYIASGNFISTDKVYDYGFRVERTSDKAYLKNYYNNYASYLTSKIFLNKIHEADYFSAEGLSFQGLGSNDSKYTDPLVLPKINTKNVINLNDNDNSHIVVENNTLMYKERIGKQVARTSLQLSFMHNVLTSSGQIFDFVAKDRGDFYLARRAYLDKTRESKSFQRNIPELQTLWRYPLVGNITKTINLLIEPVVSFTMGRKLSKKDKKFVIIDPAKYELSEKNIFLSNRYSGIDCHDFGNRLSYGLNTSIAKEENYLKLFLGQSRNTRYSIDLPADDTENVGQILGNLSNNLEVFYSFRKDKYFRPIRDEVGGNFNYDKINLLGSFIQLTNLKKYYSVESIKVSNNRVRQFYGDINYQLAENWTVGFGARIDLSRRSPNLLTRTIRVTYAKDCVRITAKIYSDYLADGSRGIKKTTSSPTISIGLKVLNM, encoded by the coding sequence ATGCGACTAATATACCTAATTATTATCGTAATATTTCCTCTAGTTAGTTTTACTCAACCGTTTAAGCAAAATCAAAGTGTTAAAATAAATAATCTAATTGCTGACTTTGTAGAGTATAACGAAAGTCAGGATTTGATATATGCTAAAGGTAATATAAGAATTATCACGAATGAGTATTTATTAACGGCAGATAATTTACTTTATGATATAGAAAACGATATTTTATGGGCAGAAGGTAATATCCGAATTAAGGATAAACAAAACAGAATAATAGAGGGTGATAAAGCAGTTTTAAAAGACGAATTTAAGAAAGGGATCATATCGGAATTCATTTTGCTTTCCGGTGATAATAATCTTTTAATTGCTAAACTTGCCGAAAGAATAGATGAAAATAATCTTAAGCTGCACCATGCCAAATTTACCCCTTGCGATGTTACTTGTAATAGAAACCCTATTTGGCAAATTGCTGCTAAGGATACTTATATTCAGTCTGAAGAGCATAGAATAGTTTATAAAAACGTATTTTTTGAAGTATACGGCGTACCGATTTTTTACTTACCGTATTTTTTCCATCCGACTCCTACGGCCCCTGCAACTTCCGGATTATTGGTACCTGACGTCAAAAATAAAGGGTTTGGTATACCTCTATATCTACGTGCAAAACCTAATATGGATTTTACTCTTACTCCAAGGATTTTTAGTAAATATCAAACTTATGAGCTAGAAGCACGTTATCGCCCGAATGATACCGATAATATGAATTTTCAAGGTAGTTACGGTAAATTACCGTATTTTCTAAAAAAAGACGGAAATATAGTAAAAAATAAAAAAGTTTCTTCTTATCATTATATAGCAAGCGGTAATTTTATTAGTACCGATAAAGTTTATGATTACGGCTTCAGGGTGGAACGTACATCGGATAAAGCTTATTTAAAAAATTATTATAATAACTACGCTTCATATTTAACTTCTAAAATATTCTTAAATAAAATTCATGAGGCTGATTATTTTTCGGCGGAAGGATTAAGTTTTCAAGGCTTAGGTAGTAATGATAGTAAGTATACTGACCCGTTAGTATTACCGAAAATCAATACAAAAAACGTGATAAATTTGAATGATAATGACAACAGCCATATCGTTGTTGAAAATAATACGTTAATGTACAAAGAAAGAATAGGGAAACAAGTTGCTAGAACCTCTTTGCAACTATCCTTTATGCATAATGTGCTGACTTCTTCAGGGCAAATTTTTGATTTTGTAGCAAAAGATAGAGGTGATTTTTATCTTGCTAGACGGGCTTATTTAGATAAGACGAGAGAAAGTAAATCATTTCAAAGAAATATACCGGAACTGCAAACCTTATGGCGTTATCCGTTAGTAGGTAATATAACAAAAACGATAAATTTACTTATTGAGCCGGTAGTTTCTTTTACTATGGGACGTAAACTATCTAAGAAAGATAAAAAATTTGTTATAATTGATCCTGCTAAATATGAATTATCCGAAAAAAATATCTTTTTATCAAATCGTTATAGCGGTATTGATTGTCATGATTTCGGTAATAGATTAAGTTACGGCTTAAATACTAGTATTGCTAAAGAAGAAAATTATTTAAAATTATTTTTAGGACAGTCGCGTAATACAAGATATAGTATAGATTTGCCTGCAGATGATACGGAAAATGTAGGGCAGATTCTAGGTAATCTTTCTAATAATTTAGAAGTGTTTTATAGCTTTCGGAAAGATAAATATTTCAGACCTATTAGAGATGAGGTGGGAGGAAATTTTAACTATGATAAGATTAACTTGCTAGGTAGTTTTATTCAGCTTACAAACCTTAAAAAATATTATTCCGTAGAAAGTATAAAGGTTTCAAATAATAGAGTACGACAATTTTATGGAGACATAAATTATCAGCTAGCAGAAAATTGGACTGTAGGCTTTGGTGCACGTATTGATCTCTCTAGACGTTCTCCAAATTTACTTACTCGAACTATTAGGGTGACATATGCTAAAGATTGTGTTAGAATTACTGCAAAGATTTATTCCGATTATCTAGCCGATGGAAGTAGAGGAATCAAAAAGACTACCTCTTCGCCGACTATTTCTATTGGTTTAAAAGTTTTAAACATGTGA